One genomic region from Drosophila busckii strain San Diego stock center, stock number 13000-0081.31 chromosome 3R, ASM1175060v1, whole genome shotgun sequence encodes:
- the LOC108601225 gene encoding uncharacterized protein LOC108601225, producing MRIRTSRDLFTILILGCIFLRNYSKFKMTNVVCDSFNKSWVVYRECRLRAVSRNKTTLTAFVFISEPAYNIQMQLKVLKKANGYKPFLFDYTIDACKFMRTRYHPVAKMFWNLFKDISTLNHTCPYF from the exons ATGCGGATTAGGACTTCAAGAGACCTGTTCACTATTCTTATACTgggttgtatatttttaagaaattacTCCAag TTTAAAATGACAAATGTTGTGTGCGATTCCTTCAACAAATCCTGGGTTGTCTACAGGGAATGCCGATTGCGTGCCGTTAGTCGCAACAAGACCACTCTaacagcatttgtttttatatcgGAGCCAGcttataatatacaaatgcaattaaaagtgcTCAAGAAGGCAAATGGGTATAagccatttttatttgattatacaATTGatgcttgcaaatttatgcgtaCTCGTTATCACCCGGTGGCAAAAATGTTTTGGAATCTTTTTAAAGATATTTCAACGCTAAATCACACCTGTCCATATTTTTAG
- the LOC108604182 gene encoding uncharacterized protein LOC108604182, whose amino-acid sequence MTNVVCDSFNKSWVAYKECRLRAVSRNKTTLTALVYVKQPAYNIHIGFKMLKRANGYKPWLIDFKIDACKFLRTRYQPVAKIIMNLIKDVSTLNHSCPYKGVNGIKDFYNIAGLPVVLPTGDYLLELTWIFDMKPQFITNVYFTFIE is encoded by the exons ATGACAAATGTTGTGTGCGATTCCTTCAACAAATCCTGGGTTGCCTACAAGGAATGCCGCTTGCGTGCCGTTAGTCGCAACAAAACTACACTAACAGCTTTAGTTTATGTAAAGCAGCCAGCTTATAATATACACATTGGTTTCAAAATGCTTAAGCGAGCAAATGGCTACAAGCCATggctaattgattttaaaattgacGCTTGCAAGTTTCTGCGTACACGTTATCAACCCgtagcaaaaattattatgaatcTTATTAAAGATGTGTCAACCTTAAATCACAGTTGTCCTTACAAG GGAGTTAACGGCATCAAAGATTTTTATAACATTGCTGGTTTACCAGTTGTTCTGCCCACTGGCGATTATCTATTAGAGCTAACTTGGATTTTCGATATGAAGCCgcaatttattacaaatgtGTATTTTACCTTTATTGAATGA